In Pseudomonas sp. R76, one genomic interval encodes:
- a CDS encoding Lrp/AsnC family transcriptional regulator, with protein MDTKANGPHSSPALDRIDEAIIDVLRHQGRITYEKLSSLVHLTPRPCLERVRKLERRGVIRGYGAIIDVQMVSPGLSLLVLVALSNQSGRSAQKAFEACVKACPQVFECQLISGPFDYSLRMRCRDMEHYRVLTETWLNNDELHIDKLVAHPELAVVKNTATELA; from the coding sequence ATGGATACCAAGGCCAACGGACCCCATTCTTCCCCTGCGCTGGATCGCATCGATGAGGCCATCATCGACGTGTTGCGGCACCAGGGGCGTATCACCTACGAAAAACTCTCGTCGCTGGTGCACCTGACGCCCAGGCCCTGCCTGGAGCGCGTGCGCAAGCTGGAGCGACGCGGCGTGATTCGCGGGTACGGGGCGATCATCGATGTGCAGATGGTCTCGCCGGGGCTGTCACTGCTGGTGCTGGTGGCCTTGTCCAATCAAAGCGGGCGCTCGGCGCAAAAGGCCTTTGAAGCCTGCGTCAAAGCCTGCCCGCAGGTGTTTGAATGCCAACTGATCAGCGGGCCGTTTGATTACAGCCTGCGCATGCGCTGCCGGGACATGGAACACTACCGCGTGCTGACGGAGACCTGGTTGAACAACGACGAGTTGCACATTGATAAATTGGTGGCGCACCCGGAGTTGGCAGTGGTGAAGAACACTGCGACTGAGTTGGCCTGA
- a CDS encoding TIGR03915 family putative DNA repair protein, whose product MISLECDNLFSTWREQARWLLSHQVDPSQVSWGEAEVADLFATDEPIPEQLGPFQARIPKALLELLESAACYHGDQRWSLLYEVLWRVSHGDRTAMLAGDKLGSELQRRIKQVSREAHHLHAFVRFIALPAEAGSELPEYVAWHEPAHDILKSASQHFVGRMGRHRWMIATPLDGVYYDGEQLIHQRECPEAWRQLAQNVEDPHSAMWLTYYSHIFNPARLNPKVMEGHLPSRFWKNLPEGKLIPGLISEARTGKQKDGQAKLIGARPGKKIVHPANVGAGLPAIAVGQSNQS is encoded by the coding sequence ATGATCAGCCTGGAATGCGACAACCTGTTCAGCACCTGGCGCGAACAGGCGCGCTGGCTGCTCAGCCATCAGGTCGACCCCAGCCAGGTGAGTTGGGGCGAGGCGGAGGTGGCGGACCTGTTTGCGACCGACGAGCCGATTCCTGAACAGCTTGGGCCGTTTCAGGCGCGAATTCCCAAGGCGCTGTTGGAGCTGTTGGAATCGGCCGCCTGTTACCACGGCGATCAGCGCTGGAGCCTGTTATATGAGGTGTTGTGGCGAGTCAGCCATGGCGACCGCACCGCGATGCTTGCGGGCGACAAGCTGGGCAGCGAGTTGCAGCGACGGATCAAGCAGGTCAGTCGCGAAGCCCATCATCTGCATGCCTTCGTGCGCTTTATCGCGTTGCCGGCAGAGGCGGGCAGCGAGTTGCCGGAGTATGTGGCGTGGCACGAGCCGGCGCATGACATATTGAAATCAGCCAGCCAGCACTTCGTCGGGCGCATGGGCCGTCATCGCTGGATGATCGCCACGCCCCTGGACGGGGTTTATTACGACGGTGAGCAGTTGATTCATCAACGCGAATGCCCCGAGGCGTGGCGGCAACTGGCGCAAAATGTCGAAGACCCGCACAGCGCCATGTGGCTGACCTACTACAGCCACATCTTCAACCCGGCGCGGTTGAACCCCAAGGTGATGGAAGGGCACTTGCCCAGCCGGTTCTGGAAGAATCTGCCGGAGGGCAAGTTGATTCCGGGGCTGATCAGCGAGGCGCGCACGGGCAAGCAGAAGGATGGGCAGGCGAAGCTGATTGGCGCGCGGCCTGGGAAGAAAATTGTGCACCCCGCCAATGTGGGAGCTGGCTTGCCTGCGATAGCGGTGGGCCAGTCAAATCAAAGTTGA
- a CDS encoding MacB family efflux pump subunit, whose product MTTPLIELKNIRKSYGGGDSPQVDVLRGIDLSIHAGEFVAIVGASGSGKSTLMNILGCLDRPTVGDYLFAGENVAHLDSDELAWLRREAFGFVFQGYHLIPSGSAQENVEMPAIYAGISAAERHARAKALLTRLGLADRTANRPHQLSGGQQQRVSIARALMNGGHIILADEPTGALDSHSGAEVMVLLDELASQGHVVILITHDRTVAAHANRIIEISDGLIVSDSAQSDTHVPVTANSDALQAVDLRQRLADGAEHNGAWKAELLDAVLAAWRAMWINRFRTALTLLGIIIGVASVVVMLAVGEGSKRQVMAQMAAFGSNIIYLSGFSPNPRTPQGIVTPNDVAALATLPQVKRIMPVNGTYAGVRFGNVDYMAYVGGNDTNFPTIFNWPVAQGSYFTEADERAGATVAVIGHRVSEKLFKGEVDPIGQYILIENVPFRVIGVLAEKGSSSGMQDSDDRVAIPYTAASVRLFGTYNPEYVVIAAADARKVNETEKAIDQLMQKLHNGKRDYHLTNDAAMIQAEARTANTLSLMLGSIAAISLLVGGIGVMNIMLMTVRERTREIGIRMATGARQRDILRQFLTEAVMLSVVGGLCGIALALLVGGVLVLAEVAVQFSLVAVLGAFGCALVTGVVFGFMPARKAARLDPVKALTSE is encoded by the coding sequence TTGACCACGCCGCTGATCGAACTCAAGAACATCCGCAAATCCTACGGCGGCGGCGACAGCCCGCAAGTCGATGTATTACGCGGGATCGACCTGTCGATCCATGCCGGGGAATTCGTCGCCATCGTCGGTGCATCGGGCTCCGGCAAGTCCACGCTGATGAACATCCTCGGCTGCCTCGACCGCCCCACTGTCGGTGACTACCTGTTCGCCGGAGAAAACGTTGCCCACCTGGACAGCGACGAACTGGCCTGGTTGCGTCGCGAAGCCTTTGGCTTTGTGTTCCAGGGCTACCACCTGATCCCGTCCGGCTCGGCCCAGGAGAACGTCGAGATGCCGGCGATCTATGCCGGTATCAGCGCTGCCGAACGCCATGCCCGCGCCAAGGCCCTGCTCACCCGGCTGGGTCTGGCCGACCGCACCGCCAACCGTCCGCATCAGCTTTCCGGTGGCCAGCAACAGCGTGTCTCGATTGCCCGCGCACTCATGAACGGCGGGCATATCATCCTCGCCGACGAACCCACCGGTGCCCTCGACAGCCACAGCGGTGCCGAGGTGATGGTGCTGCTCGATGAACTGGCGAGCCAGGGCCACGTGGTTATCCTGATTACCCACGACCGCACAGTTGCCGCGCACGCCAACCGTATCATCGAGATCAGCGACGGGCTGATCGTCAGCGACTCGGCACAAAGTGACACCCACGTGCCCGTCACGGCCAACAGCGACGCCCTGCAAGCCGTGGACCTGCGCCAGCGCCTGGCCGACGGTGCCGAACACAACGGTGCCTGGAAAGCCGAACTGCTGGACGCGGTGCTCGCGGCCTGGCGAGCGATGTGGATCAATCGCTTTCGCACCGCGCTGACGCTGTTGGGGATCATCATCGGCGTGGCGTCGGTGGTGGTCATGCTGGCGGTGGGCGAAGGCAGCAAGCGCCAGGTCATGGCGCAGATGGCAGCGTTCGGCTCCAACATCATCTACCTCAGCGGTTTCTCGCCTAACCCGCGTACACCGCAGGGTATCGTGACCCCCAATGACGTCGCAGCCTTGGCCACACTGCCGCAGGTCAAGCGCATCATGCCCGTCAACGGCACCTACGCCGGTGTACGCTTCGGCAACGTCGACTACATGGCCTATGTGGGCGGTAACGACACCAACTTCCCAACCATTTTCAACTGGCCAGTGGCCCAAGGCAGCTACTTTACCGAGGCCGACGAACGCGCGGGCGCCACGGTGGCGGTGATCGGTCATCGCGTAAGCGAAAAGTTGTTCAAAGGCGAAGTCGACCCCATCGGCCAATATATCCTGATAGAAAACGTGCCCTTCCGGGTGATTGGCGTGTTGGCTGAAAAAGGCTCCAGCTCCGGCATGCAAGACAGCGACGACCGTGTCGCGATCCCCTACACCGCCGCCAGCGTGCGCCTGTTCGGCACCTATAACCCCGAATACGTGGTGATTGCCGCCGCCGATGCGCGCAAGGTCAATGAAACCGAAAAGGCCATCGATCAGCTCATGCAAAAGCTGCACAACGGCAAGCGCGACTACCACCTGACCAACGACGCCGCCATGATCCAGGCCGAGGCGCGCACGGCGAACACGCTGTCGTTGATGCTCGGTTCGATTGCGGCGATTTCCCTGCTGGTGGGCGGGATCGGCGTGATGAATATCATGCTGATGACCGTGCGTGAGCGCACCCGCGAAATCGGTATCCGCATGGCCACCGGGGCGCGCCAGCGCGACATTCTGCGCCAGTTCCTCACTGAAGCGGTGATGCTCTCGGTGGTCGGTGGCCTGTGCGGTATTGCCCTGGCCCTGCTGGTGGGCGGCGTGCTGGTGCTGGCCGAGGTGGCGGTGCAGTTCTCCCTGGTGGCGGTGCTTGGCGCGTTTGGCTGTGCACTGGTCACCGGTGTCGTATTCGGCTTTATGCCGGCCCGTAAAGCTGCCCGGCTCGATCCGGTTAAGGCGTTGACCAGTGAATAA
- a CDS encoding efflux RND transporter periplasmic adaptor subunit: MKRPRPARRALLAVACLIPILAVAAWQLLQPGRDSLPTVTVTRGNIENSVTALGTLQPRRYVDVGAQASGQIRKIHVEAGDQVKEGELLVEIDPATQQAKLDASRYAIENLQAQLQEQKAQHELARQKYQRQQRLVAGNATREEDVQTAKAELSATQARVNMFQAQIRQAQASLRSDEAELGYTRIYAPMSGTVVAVDARVGQTLNAQQQTPLILRIAKLSPMTVWAEVSEADISHVKPGMTAYFTTLAGGSRRWTSTVRQILPIPPKPLNETSQGNGSPSSTSKTGSGRVVLYTVLLDVDNTDNALMAEMTTQVFFVASQVKDALTVPVAALMVSGGHDKQVARVVAKNGSVQEREVRLGISDRLRVEVLDGLNEGDHLLIGPTDGSGG, translated from the coding sequence ATGAAACGCCCTCGCCCCGCCCGACGCGCCCTGCTTGCTGTCGCGTGCCTGATCCCCATCCTTGCGGTGGCTGCCTGGCAACTGCTGCAGCCTGGGCGCGATAGCCTGCCGACTGTCACCGTAACGCGCGGTAACATAGAAAACAGCGTTACCGCATTGGGCACTCTGCAGCCGCGCCGGTACGTCGACGTGGGCGCCCAGGCGTCCGGGCAAATCCGCAAGATCCACGTGGAGGCCGGTGATCAGGTCAAGGAAGGCGAGCTGCTGGTGGAAATCGACCCTGCCACACAGCAGGCCAAGCTCGACGCTAGCCGCTACGCCATCGAAAACCTCCAGGCCCAGTTGCAGGAGCAGAAAGCCCAGCACGAACTGGCCCGTCAGAAGTACCAGCGCCAGCAGCGCCTGGTCGCCGGCAACGCCACCCGCGAAGAAGACGTACAAACCGCCAAGGCCGAGCTGAGTGCCACCCAGGCCCGCGTCAATATGTTCCAGGCACAGATTCGCCAGGCCCAGGCCAGCCTGCGCAGTGACGAGGCAGAACTGGGTTACACCCGCATCTACGCGCCCATGAGCGGCACCGTGGTGGCGGTGGACGCACGGGTCGGCCAGACCCTCAACGCCCAGCAACAGACGCCGCTGATCCTGCGCATCGCCAAGTTGTCGCCGATGACTGTGTGGGCCGAGGTTTCCGAAGCCGATATCAGTCATGTCAAACCGGGCATGACCGCCTATTTCACCACCCTCGCCGGTGGCAGCCGGCGTTGGACCAGCACCGTGCGCCAGATCCTGCCGATTCCGCCCAAGCCGCTGAATGAAACCAGCCAGGGCAATGGCAGCCCCAGCAGTACAAGCAAAACCGGCAGCGGCCGCGTGGTGCTGTACACCGTGCTGCTGGATGTCGACAACACCGACAACGCGCTGATGGCCGAAATGACCACCCAGGTATTTTTCGTCGCCAGCCAAGTCAAGGACGCCCTCACCGTTCCAGTCGCAGCCCTGATGGTCAGCGGAGGCCACGATAAACAGGTGGCCCGGGTTGTGGCCAAAAATGGCAGCGTGCAGGAACGTGAAGTGCGCCTGGGGATCAGCGACCGCCTGCGGGTCGAAGTGCTGGACGGTCTCAATGAAGGCGATCACCTGCTGATCGGCCCAACCGACGGCAGCGGGGGTTGA
- a CDS encoding efflux transporter outer membrane subunit, translated as MNKPSIAPRLSVLSLCLLLNACTGNSPAVDSGIAAPAAWQYAERDAAQVTNQRWWTQFGSPQLNRLIDQARRDSYDVGAAMARVRQAQASAVIAGAPLLPEVNFNLSASRQKLLRGSGNSTLDATESDNTVDSFGANLTASYEVDFWGGRAASRDSAVQTLRASEFDQATVELTLLSNVADRYAQTLAARQQRQIAELNLANARSVLDLVQARYDAGSATALELAQQKSLVASQQRQLPQIQQVAEKSLITLAALLGQPVQALNLTDEPFQALTWPAIGPGVPSQLLSRRPDLAQAEAQLAAASADVTVARAAMLPTVTLGATLGSGSDRAADILRSPFYTLTSGLAAPIFNNGRLSAERDKARARQDELLQTYRGAIINGFADVEKALSSITRLDEQRDWQSEELRQAQTAFQIAESRYQAGAADLLTVLETQRTLYAAQDLNVQLRLSRLQASIALYKALGGGWNADFR; from the coding sequence GTGAATAAACCATCCATCGCACCGCGCCTGTCGGTGCTCAGCCTGTGCCTGTTGCTCAACGCCTGCACCGGCAACTCGCCCGCCGTCGACAGCGGCATCGCAGCGCCTGCCGCCTGGCAGTACGCCGAGCGTGACGCTGCCCAAGTCACCAACCAGCGCTGGTGGACGCAGTTCGGCAGCCCGCAACTCAACCGCCTGATCGACCAGGCGCGCCGTGACAGTTATGACGTAGGCGCCGCCATGGCGCGGGTGCGCCAGGCCCAGGCCAGCGCGGTAATTGCCGGCGCGCCATTGTTGCCTGAGGTTAATTTCAACCTCTCCGCCAGCCGTCAAAAACTGCTGCGCGGCAGCGGCAACTCGACACTGGACGCCACGGAGAGTGACAACACCGTCGACAGCTTCGGCGCCAACCTGACCGCCAGCTATGAAGTGGATTTCTGGGGTGGCCGCGCCGCCTCCCGCGACAGCGCCGTGCAAACCCTGCGCGCCAGTGAGTTCGACCAGGCCACCGTGGAGCTGACCCTGCTCAGCAACGTAGCCGACCGCTATGCACAAACCCTCGCCGCGCGCCAACAACGACAGATCGCCGAGCTGAACCTGGCGAATGCGCGCAGTGTGCTCGACCTGGTCCAGGCCCGCTACGACGCCGGCTCCGCCACTGCCCTGGAGCTGGCCCAGCAGAAAAGCCTGGTGGCCAGCCAGCAACGGCAACTGCCGCAGATTCAGCAAGTGGCTGAGAAATCGCTGATCACCCTGGCGGCCCTCCTCGGCCAGCCGGTGCAAGCCCTGAACCTGACCGACGAGCCGTTCCAGGCACTGACCTGGCCGGCCATTGGCCCTGGCGTCCCCAGCCAACTGCTGAGCCGCCGCCCCGACCTGGCCCAGGCCGAAGCGCAGCTGGCGGCAGCCAGTGCCGACGTCACGGTGGCACGCGCGGCGATGCTGCCCACGGTAACCTTGGGCGCGACCCTGGGCTCGGGCTCGGACAGGGCCGCAGACATTTTGCGCAGCCCGTTCTACACGCTGACCTCCGGCCTGGCGGCGCCGATTTTCAATAATGGCCGCTTGAGCGCCGAACGCGACAAGGCCCGCGCCCGCCAAGATGAGCTGCTGCAAACCTACCGCGGCGCTATCATCAACGGCTTTGCCGACGTGGAGAAAGCCCTCAGCAGCATCACGCGCCTGGATGAGCAACGCGATTGGCAGAGCGAGGAACTGCGGCAGGCGCAAACCGCCTTCCAGATCGCCGAAAGCCGCTACCAGGCAGGTGCCGCCGACTTGCTGACGGTACTGGAAACCCAGCGCACCTTATACGCAGCGCAGGACCTGAATGTGCAATTGCGGCTGTCACGCCTGCAAGCCAGTATCGCCTTGTACAAGGCCTTGGGTGGCGGCTGGAATGCCGATTTCCGATAA
- a CDS encoding ABC transporter permease, producing MIELFQQYGLAYLFSDGAGLSGVAMTLWLFIISVVLGFVLSIPLALARVSEHFWLRWPVEVYTYLFRGTPLYIQLLICYTGLYSLEVVQDNALLNQFFRNALNCTLLAFVLNTCAYTVEIFAGAIRNIPHGEIEAARAYGLHGWRLNLFVVVPAALRRALPAYSNEIILMLHATSLAFTATVADILKVARDANAETFLTFQAFGIAALLYMLLSFALVGLFRLAERRWMRFLVPTRG from the coding sequence ATGATCGAACTGTTCCAGCAATACGGCCTGGCCTACCTGTTCAGCGATGGCGCCGGCTTGTCCGGGGTCGCCATGACGCTGTGGCTGTTTATCATCTCGGTGGTCCTGGGTTTTGTGCTGTCGATCCCACTGGCGCTGGCCCGCGTCTCGGAGCACTTCTGGCTGCGCTGGCCGGTGGAGGTCTACACCTACCTGTTTCGCGGCACGCCGCTGTATATCCAGCTGCTGATTTGCTACACCGGGCTGTACAGCCTGGAGGTGGTGCAGGACAACGCCCTGCTCAACCAGTTTTTCCGTAACGCGCTGAACTGCACCCTGCTGGCGTTTGTACTCAACACCTGCGCCTACACCGTGGAAATCTTCGCCGGGGCGATCCGCAATATTCCCCATGGCGAAATCGAAGCGGCGCGCGCCTACGGCCTGCACGGCTGGCGGCTCAACCTGTTTGTGGTGGTGCCCGCCGCACTGCGCCGCGCGTTGCCGGCCTACAGCAACGAAATAATCCTGATGCTGCACGCCACCTCACTGGCGTTCACCGCCACCGTCGCCGACATCCTCAAGGTGGCCCGCGATGCCAACGCCGAAACGTTCCTGACGTTCCAGGCCTTCGGTATCGCCGCCCTGCTCTACATGCTGCTGTCCTTTGCACTGGTGGGCCTGTTTCGACTGGCCGAACGTCGCTGGATGCGTTTTCTTGTTCCTACCCGAGGCTAA
- a CDS encoding putative DNA modification/repair radical SAM protein: MQLIEKLSILADAAKYDASCASSGAPKRSSEGKAGLGSIDGMGICHSYTPDGRCVSLLKVLLTNFCLYDCQYCVNRRSSDVPRARFSPEEVVTLTLDFYRRNCVSGLFLSSGIIRSADYTMEQLVRVAKLLREEHDFRGYIHLKTIPEADPALIAEAGRYADRLSVNIELPTDASLQTLAPEKQIVSIKQAMQTIYTGEQTVLNEPRAPRFAPAGQSTQMIVGADDTDDSTILHGAEALYGNFKLRRVYYSAFSPIPNSPKSVPLAAPPLMREHRLYQADFLLRSYGFSANELFEGPGHLALDIDPKLAWALEHREVFPLDLNRAEPTLIARIPGIGLRTTQRLVDLRRERKIRFEDLARMRCVLAKAKPFFITSDYHPQQADSTSVLLREQLRDRPQPQQMGLWG, from the coding sequence ATGCAGTTGATCGAAAAACTCAGCATCCTCGCCGACGCCGCCAAGTACGACGCTTCCTGCGCCAGCAGTGGCGCGCCCAAGCGCAGCTCCGAAGGCAAGGCTGGGCTGGGTTCCATCGATGGCATGGGCATCTGCCACAGCTACACCCCGGACGGCCGCTGCGTCTCGCTGCTCAAGGTGTTGCTGACCAACTTCTGCCTCTACGACTGCCAATACTGCGTCAACCGCCGCTCCAGCGATGTGCCCCGCGCGCGTTTCAGCCCGGAGGAGGTGGTCACCCTGACCCTGGATTTCTACCGGCGCAATTGCGTCAGCGGGCTGTTTCTCAGTTCCGGCATCATCCGTTCGGCCGACTACACCATGGAGCAACTGGTCCGGGTCGCCAAACTCCTGCGCGAAGAGCATGACTTTCGCGGCTATATCCACCTCAAGACCATTCCCGAAGCCGACCCGGCGCTGATCGCCGAGGCCGGGCGTTACGCCGACCGGCTCAGCGTAAATATCGAACTGCCCACCGATGCCAGCCTGCAAACCCTGGCGCCGGAGAAGCAGATCGTCTCGATCAAGCAAGCCATGCAAACCATCTACACCGGTGAGCAAACCGTACTCAACGAGCCGCGCGCGCCGCGTTTCGCCCCGGCCGGGCAAAGTACACAGATGATCGTCGGCGCCGATGACACCGACGACAGCACCATCCTGCACGGCGCCGAGGCGCTGTATGGCAACTTCAAGTTGCGCCGCGTGTATTACTCCGCGTTCAGCCCCATCCCCAACAGCCCGAAAAGCGTGCCCCTGGCCGCGCCACCGCTGATGCGCGAACACCGTTTGTATCAGGCGGATTTCTTGTTGCGCAGCTACGGTTTCAGCGCCAACGAGCTGTTTGAAGGCCCAGGCCACCTGGCGCTGGATATCGACCCCAAACTCGCCTGGGCGCTGGAGCATCGCGAGGTGTTTCCGCTGGACTTGAATCGCGCCGAACCGACCCTGATTGCACGCATCCCCGGCATCGGCCTGCGCACTACCCAGCGCCTGGTCGACCTGCGTCGCGAACGCAAGATCCGTTTCGAAGACCTGGCGCGTATGCGTTGCGTGCTGGCCAAGGCCAAGCCGTTTTTCATCACCAGCGACTACCACCCGCAACAGGCCGACAGCACCAGCGTGTTGCTGCGCGAGCAACTGCGCGACCGCCCGCAGCCGCAACAAATGGGGCTGTGGGGATGA
- a CDS encoding lysine N(6)-hydroxylase/L-ornithine N(5)-oxygenase family protein — MTQAIASPAVHDLIGIGFGPSNLALAIALQEREKAQGKLDVLFLDKQADYRWHGNTLVTQSELQISFLKDLVTLRNPTSPYSFVNYLKAHDRLVDFINLGTFYPCRMEYNDYLRWVAGQFQAQARYGEEVLAIEPILQQQQVEALRVISRDASGEQHVRTTRSVVVSAGGTPRVPEAFKALRDDGRVFHHSQYLARMAQQPCVEGKAMRIAIIGGGQSAAEAFIDLNDSFPSVQVDMILRGSALKPADDSPFVNEVFSPAFTDLVFQQVGAERERLVAEYQNTNYSVVDLDLIERIYGIFYRQKVSGVARQAFRTMTVVEKASASPLGIELVLRNNANGETSVSHYDAVILATGYERQMHRELLAPLEAYMGDFEVARDYRIVTDERCKAGIYIQGFSQASHGLSDTLLSVLPIRADEIAASLYENDRHRGKARSVQDLLLATAS, encoded by the coding sequence ATGACACAGGCAATTGCTTCGCCCGCGGTTCACGACCTGATCGGTATCGGTTTCGGCCCTTCGAACCTGGCGCTGGCCATCGCCCTGCAGGAGCGCGAAAAAGCCCAGGGCAAACTCGATGTGCTGTTTCTCGACAAGCAGGCCGACTACCGCTGGCACGGCAATACCCTGGTGACCCAGAGCGAACTGCAGATTTCGTTCCTCAAGGACCTGGTGACCTTGCGCAACCCCACCAGCCCGTACTCCTTCGTCAATTACCTCAAGGCCCACGACCGGTTGGTGGACTTCATCAACCTGGGCACTTTTTATCCGTGCCGCATGGAATACAACGACTACTTGCGCTGGGTCGCCGGGCAGTTCCAGGCCCAGGCGCGCTACGGTGAGGAAGTGCTGGCCATCGAGCCGATCCTGCAACAGCAGCAGGTTGAAGCGTTGCGCGTGATCTCCCGTGATGCGTCTGGCGAACAGCATGTGCGCACCACCCGTTCGGTGGTGGTCAGCGCCGGTGGTACGCCACGCGTGCCGGAGGCGTTCAAGGCGCTCCGGGATGACGGCCGGGTGTTCCACCACTCCCAATACCTGGCGCGCATGGCCCAGCAGCCGTGTGTTGAAGGCAAGGCGATGCGCATTGCGATCATCGGCGGCGGCCAAAGCGCGGCGGAAGCCTTTATCGACTTGAACGACAGCTTCCCATCGGTGCAGGTCGACATGATCCTGCGCGGTTCGGCGCTGAAGCCGGCCGATGACAGCCCGTTCGTCAACGAAGTGTTTTCACCGGCGTTTACCGACCTGGTATTCCAGCAAGTCGGCGCCGAGCGTGAGCGTCTGGTGGCCGAGTACCAGAACACCAACTATTCGGTGGTGGACCTGGACCTGATCGAGCGAATCTACGGGATTTTCTACCGCCAGAAAGTCTCCGGCGTCGCGCGCCAGGCCTTCCGCACCATGACCGTGGTCGAGAAAGCCAGCGCCAGCCCGCTGGGCATCGAACTGGTGCTGCGCAACAACGCCAACGGCGAAACCAGTGTCAGCCATTACGACGCCGTGATCCTGGCCACCGGGTACGAGCGCCAGATGCACCGCGAACTGCTTGCGCCGCTGGAAGCCTACATGGGCGACTTCGAGGTGGCGCGCGACTATCGCATCGTCACTGATGAGCGCTGCAAGGCCGGGATCTATATCCAGGGGTTCAGCCAGGCCAGCCATGGTTTGAGCGATACGCTGCTGTCGGTGCTGCCGATTCGCGCGGATGAGATTGCGGCGTCGCTGTATGAAAACGATCGCCATCGGGGCAAAGCGCGTTCGGTGCAGGATTTGCTACTCGCCACCGCGAGCTGA
- a CDS encoding sigma-70 family RNA polymerase sigma factor: MLENYYRELVCFLNAKLGNRQVAEDVVHDAYVRVLERASDTPIEQPRAFLYRTALNLVIDGHRRNALRQSEPLEVLDSEERFAPSSPHASHDQGQRLEMLERALAELPTACRDSFLLRKLDGLSHPQIAERLSISRSVVEKHIVNAMKHCRVRMREWDAH; encoded by the coding sequence ATGTTGGAAAACTACTATCGCGAGCTGGTGTGTTTCCTCAACGCCAAGCTGGGCAACCGTCAGGTGGCCGAGGATGTGGTGCATGACGCTTATGTCCGGGTGCTGGAGCGCGCAAGCGACACGCCAATCGAACAGCCGCGGGCGTTTTTGTATCGCACGGCGCTGAACCTGGTGATCGACGGCCATCGGCGCAACGCCCTGCGCCAGTCCGAGCCCCTGGAGGTGCTGGACAGCGAAGAGCGTTTCGCCCCCAGTTCACCGCATGCCAGCCACGATCAGGGCCAGCGCCTGGAAATGCTCGAACGCGCCCTGGCCGAGTTGCCGACGGCCTGCCGCGACAGCTTCCTGCTGCGCAAACTCGATGGCCTTTCCCACCCGCAAATCGCCGAACGCCTGAGCATTTCCCGCAGTGTGGTGGAAAAACATATCGTCAACGCCATGAAGCATTGCCGGGTGCGCATGCGTGAGTGGGACGCGCACTGA
- a CDS encoding ABC transporter ATP-binding protein yields MNQSAQALATYPADVHTAPSAKAFTAAVKLQVEGIHKRYGDHEVLKGVSLNARQGDVISLIGASGSGKSTMLRCINFLEQPDAGVITLDGISIEMQQGRAGTRAPHQAQLQNLRTRLAMVFQHFNLWSHMTVLENITMAPRRVLNVSAAEAEKRARMYLDKVGFPGRVADQYPAFLSGGQQQRVAIARALAMEPEIILFDEPTSALDPELVGEVLKVIQTLAEEGRTMLMVTHEMGFARQVSSQVLFLHQGRVEEQGGAEILDHPSSERLQQFLSNRLK; encoded by the coding sequence ATGAATCAGTCCGCGCAGGCCCTGGCCACTTATCCCGCCGATGTACACACCGCGCCGTCCGCAAAGGCGTTCACGGCAGCCGTCAAACTCCAGGTCGAAGGCATTCATAAACGCTACGGCGACCACGAAGTGCTCAAGGGCGTATCCCTCAATGCGCGCCAGGGCGATGTGATCAGCTTGATCGGCGCCAGCGGTTCGGGCAAAAGCACCATGCTGCGTTGCATCAACTTTCTCGAGCAGCCGGACGCTGGAGTGATCACCCTCGACGGCATCAGCATCGAGATGCAGCAAGGCCGCGCCGGCACCCGCGCGCCGCACCAGGCGCAACTGCAGAACCTGCGCACGCGCCTGGCCATGGTGTTCCAGCACTTCAACCTGTGGAGCCACATGACCGTGTTGGAAAACATCACCATGGCCCCGCGCCGCGTGCTGAATGTGAGCGCGGCAGAGGCTGAAAAACGTGCACGAATGTACCTGGACAAAGTCGGTTTTCCGGGCCGTGTGGCGGATCAATACCCGGCGTTTCTGTCCGGCGGCCAACAACAGCGCGTGGCCATCGCACGGGCGCTGGCGATGGAGCCGGAAATCATTCTGTTCGACGAACCGACCTCCGCGCTGGACCCGGAACTTGTAGGAGAAGTCCTCAAAGTCATACAGACGTTGGCCGAGGAAGGTCGTACCATGTTGATGGTCACCCACGAAATGGGCTTTGCCCGCCAGGTGTCCAGCCAAGTGCTGTTTTTGCATCAGGGCCGGGTCGAAGAGCAAGGCGGCGCCGAAATCCTCGACCACCCCAGCAGCGAACGCTTGCAGCAATTTCTTTCCAACCGTTTGAAGTGA